A window from Thalassophryne amazonica chromosome 15, fThaAma1.1, whole genome shotgun sequence encodes these proteins:
- the LOC117525787 gene encoding RNA exonuclease 5-like isoform X1, with protein sequence MEPSMSAPWNRQKRRRSTHANHEEVKRIKTDKDFEGAAAAVCVCRHNAPTISVPLDRIQQPVTVKELLELLHFAALGRAGGIKQPSWCRLRHQRRIKGVNVVVVEGLTQSHFYKFYLSLQHLRTNYSTRVTFTPPSDSLVSGIFSSEVLKLDSTSVSLHKNTSSYLYKALKWHPVISSFGNKRRGLTAYVLTEEDMVRRRFPLKGMPGFEEFVCTLCDDCVMDSSPLYGLDCEMCLTVHGYEVVRVSLVDSDGTCVLDELVKPKNRIIDYLTKFSGITAAMLQPITTTLRDVQAKLKMLLPRDAVLVGHSLENDLQALQLIHRHVIDTSLLYRKEFGQRFKLKILAEAVLRRQIQREENGHNPTEDATAALQLAQYFIKAGPLKVVERHQEVLWGGFPTLNESNDCSSAPAQSNRFVDALQTLGRSVTFIGKRLDVDLNICNQQWYNSDKEVLAAFSRQSRVPFFSLLHFPSTWERMKKCFLPLQKQNHTLCANLKDMCVVFAGPFPDGFSKKKVRRLFHCCGPVQKIKMLNATVRLHAEVTFELLEGADLAVKTLNGLVVQGQTIKVQRPVYESVLDMDLTLSALRADTVNTCHLYAVQMNPGVAGSISAKANGCTSDGECSGVTPDKMVDGFPLGFVNGLKTESCDSELPAAEDNTESTAGTKWCLSEETLRETFSRFGKVERIILPSKPGKPARHACIQFESADGTCAALSSSEQLQKENYLICPSLTPPHLGSWVAMATPVITAESNGEDAERTTMQNNPQDRNLELMLRKLDRRLGKLFASLPDSTLSVVVLHSLTTDRGHVPGLCLMDMKHS encoded by the exons ATGGAGCCTTCAATGTCAGCACCATGGAACAGACAGAAAAGGAGGCGCAGCACCCACGCAAACCACGAAGAGGTGAAGAGAATAAAAACTGACAAGGACTTTGAGGGGGCGGCTGCGGCGGTGTGCGTATGTCGCCACAATGCACCAACGATCTCTGTGCCCCTTGACCGCATCCAGCAACCAGTCACAGTGAAGGAGCTGTTGGAGCTTTTGCATTTCGCTGCTTTGGGGAGAGCAGGTGGCATCAAACAGCCTAG TTGGTGCCGTCTTCGCCACCAGAGGAGGATTAAAGGTGTCAATGTTGTGGTTGTTGAAGGCCTGACTCAGAGTCACTTTTACAAGTTCTACCTCTCATTACAACACCTCAGAACAAATTACAGCACT AGGGTCACTTTCACGCCGCCGTCTGACAGCCTGGTGTCTGGAATCTTCAGCAGTGAAGTTTTGAAATTGGACAGCACGTCGGTGTCACTACATAAAAATACCAGCAGTTACCTGTACAAAG CGCTGAAATGGCACCCAGTTATTAGCAGCTTTGGGAACAAGAGAAGAGGACTAACAGCGTATGTTCTCACAGAGGAGGACATGGTGAGGAGACGTTTCCCTCTGAAAG GGATGCCGGGCTTTGAGGAATTTGTGTGTACGCTTTGTGACGACTGTGTGATGGACAGCAGCCCGCTGTATGGACTTGACTGTGAAATG TGTTTAACTGTACACGGGTACGAGGTGGTCCGTGTCTCCCTGGTGGACAGTGATGGGACCTGCGTGCTCGATGAGCTGGTGAAGCCCAAAAACCGAATCATTGACTACCTCACCAA GTTCTCTGGTATCACTGCAGCAATGTTACAGCCAATCACAACCACCCTGAGGGACGTTCAAGCGAAGCTCAAGATGCTGTTGCCACGGGATGCAGTTCTGGTGGGTCACTCCCTCGAGAATGACCTCCAGGCTCTCCAA CTGATCCACCGCCATGTAATCGACACTTCGTTACTCTACAGGAAAGAATTTGGACAGAGGTTCAAGTTGAAGATCCTGGCTGAGGCAGTACTGAG GAGACAAATACAAAGAGAAGAGAATGGCCACAATCCCACCGAGGATGCCACAGCAGCGCTGCAGCTGGCGCAGTACTTCATTAAAGCAGGACCACTTAAG GTTGTAGAACGTCATCAGGAGGTTCTGTGGGGAGGATTTCCAACCCTGAATGAGTCCAACGACTGCAGCTCTGCACCTGCACAAAGTAACAG ATTTGTTGACGCATTACAGACACTCGGCCGGTCTGTAACTTTTATAGGAAAGCGTCTTGATGTCGACCTGAATATTTGTAATCAACAGTGGTACAACTCTGACAAAGAG GTGCTGGCAGCTTTCAGCAGGCAATCCAGAGTTCCCTTCTTCTCTCTTCTCCACTTCCCTTCCACCTGGGAGCGGATGAAGAAATGCTTCCTACCTCTGCAGAAACAGAATCACACG CTGTGTGCAAACCTTAAAGATATGTGTGTTGTGTTTGCGGGACCATTTCCGGACGGTTTCTCCAAGAAAAAAGTGAGGCGACTGTTTCATTGCTGTGGGCCCGTTCAGAAAATCAAAATGCTGAACGCCACGGTCAGG CTTCATGCTGAGGTGACGTTTGAGTTGCTGGAAGGAGCTGATTTGGCTGTAAAAACGCTGAATGGACTTGTTGTACAGGGACAGACCATCAAG gtgCAGAGGCCAGTGTATGAGTCTGTGCTGGACATGGATCTCACACTTAGTGCTTTGAGGGCCGACACAGTTAACACTTGTCACCTCTACGCCGTTCAGATGAACCCTGGTGTAGCTGGCAGCATATCTGCAAAGGCCAACGGGTGCACTTCAGATGGTGAATGTTCAGGTGTCACTCCTGATAAAATGGTTGATGGATTTCCCCTCGGTTTTGTAAATGGGTTGAAGACAGAATCTTGTGATTCTGAGCTTCCGGCTGCTGAAGATAACACTGAGTCGACTGCAGGAACAAAGTGGTGTCTGTCTGAGGAGACACTCAGAGAGACATTTAGCCGCTTTGGTAAAGTGGAGAGAATCATCCTGCCGTCTAAACCTGGAAAACCAGCAAGACATGCATGCATAC AGTTTGAGAGCGCAGATGGAACGTGCGCAGCCCTCAGCTCTTCTGAGCAACTCCAGAAGGAGAACTATCTCATCTGTCCGTCTTTGACGCCACCTCACCTAGGCTCATGGGTTGCCATGGCAACCCCAGTAATTACAGCGGAGTCCAATGGAGAAGATGCAGAGAGGACCACCATGCAGAACAATCCTCAG GACCGCAACTTGGAGCTGATGCTGAGGAAGTTGGACCGCAGGCTGGGAAAACTCTTCGCGTCTCTTCCGGACAGCACCTTGTCTGTGGTTGTGCTGCACAGTCTGACCAC AGATCGCGGTCACGTTCCTGGTTTGTGCCTTATGGATATGAAGCATAGCTGA
- the LOC117525787 gene encoding RNA exonuclease 5-like isoform X2, which produces MEPSMSAPWNRQKRRRSTHANHEEVKRIKTDKDFEGAAAAVCVCRHNAPTISVPLDRIQQPVTVKELLELLHFAALGRAGGIKQPSWCRLRHQRRIKGVNVVVVEGLTQSHFYKFYLSLQHLRTNYSTRVTFTPPSDSLVSGIFSSEVLKLDSTSVSLHKNTSSYLYKALKWHPVISSFGNKRRGLTAYVLTEEDMVRRRFPLKGMPGFEEFVCTLCDDCVMDSSPLYGLDCEMCLTVHGYEVVRVSLVDSDGTCVLDELVKPKNRIIDYLTKFSGITAAMLQPITTTLRDVQAKLKMLLPRDAVLVGHSLENDLQALQLIHRHVIDTSLLYRKEFGQRFKLKILAEAVLRRQIQREENGHNPTEDATAALQLAQYFIKAGPLKVVERHQEVLWGGFPTLNESNDCSSAPAQSNRFVDALQTLGRSVTFIGKRLDVDLNICNQQWYNSDKEVLAAFSRQSRVPFFSLLHFPSTWERMKKCFLPLQKQNHTLCANLKDMCVVFAGPFPDGFSKKKVRRLFHCCGPVQKIKMLNATVRVQRPVYESVLDMDLTLSALRADTVNTCHLYAVQMNPGVAGSISAKANGCTSDGECSGVTPDKMVDGFPLGFVNGLKTESCDSELPAAEDNTESTAGTKWCLSEETLRETFSRFGKVERIILPSKPGKPARHACIQFESADGTCAALSSSEQLQKENYLICPSLTPPHLGSWVAMATPVITAESNGEDAERTTMQNNPQDRNLELMLRKLDRRLGKLFASLPDSTLSVVVLHSLTTDRGHVPGLCLMDMKHS; this is translated from the exons ATGGAGCCTTCAATGTCAGCACCATGGAACAGACAGAAAAGGAGGCGCAGCACCCACGCAAACCACGAAGAGGTGAAGAGAATAAAAACTGACAAGGACTTTGAGGGGGCGGCTGCGGCGGTGTGCGTATGTCGCCACAATGCACCAACGATCTCTGTGCCCCTTGACCGCATCCAGCAACCAGTCACAGTGAAGGAGCTGTTGGAGCTTTTGCATTTCGCTGCTTTGGGGAGAGCAGGTGGCATCAAACAGCCTAG TTGGTGCCGTCTTCGCCACCAGAGGAGGATTAAAGGTGTCAATGTTGTGGTTGTTGAAGGCCTGACTCAGAGTCACTTTTACAAGTTCTACCTCTCATTACAACACCTCAGAACAAATTACAGCACT AGGGTCACTTTCACGCCGCCGTCTGACAGCCTGGTGTCTGGAATCTTCAGCAGTGAAGTTTTGAAATTGGACAGCACGTCGGTGTCACTACATAAAAATACCAGCAGTTACCTGTACAAAG CGCTGAAATGGCACCCAGTTATTAGCAGCTTTGGGAACAAGAGAAGAGGACTAACAGCGTATGTTCTCACAGAGGAGGACATGGTGAGGAGACGTTTCCCTCTGAAAG GGATGCCGGGCTTTGAGGAATTTGTGTGTACGCTTTGTGACGACTGTGTGATGGACAGCAGCCCGCTGTATGGACTTGACTGTGAAATG TGTTTAACTGTACACGGGTACGAGGTGGTCCGTGTCTCCCTGGTGGACAGTGATGGGACCTGCGTGCTCGATGAGCTGGTGAAGCCCAAAAACCGAATCATTGACTACCTCACCAA GTTCTCTGGTATCACTGCAGCAATGTTACAGCCAATCACAACCACCCTGAGGGACGTTCAAGCGAAGCTCAAGATGCTGTTGCCACGGGATGCAGTTCTGGTGGGTCACTCCCTCGAGAATGACCTCCAGGCTCTCCAA CTGATCCACCGCCATGTAATCGACACTTCGTTACTCTACAGGAAAGAATTTGGACAGAGGTTCAAGTTGAAGATCCTGGCTGAGGCAGTACTGAG GAGACAAATACAAAGAGAAGAGAATGGCCACAATCCCACCGAGGATGCCACAGCAGCGCTGCAGCTGGCGCAGTACTTCATTAAAGCAGGACCACTTAAG GTTGTAGAACGTCATCAGGAGGTTCTGTGGGGAGGATTTCCAACCCTGAATGAGTCCAACGACTGCAGCTCTGCACCTGCACAAAGTAACAG ATTTGTTGACGCATTACAGACACTCGGCCGGTCTGTAACTTTTATAGGAAAGCGTCTTGATGTCGACCTGAATATTTGTAATCAACAGTGGTACAACTCTGACAAAGAG GTGCTGGCAGCTTTCAGCAGGCAATCCAGAGTTCCCTTCTTCTCTCTTCTCCACTTCCCTTCCACCTGGGAGCGGATGAAGAAATGCTTCCTACCTCTGCAGAAACAGAATCACACG CTGTGTGCAAACCTTAAAGATATGTGTGTTGTGTTTGCGGGACCATTTCCGGACGGTTTCTCCAAGAAAAAAGTGAGGCGACTGTTTCATTGCTGTGGGCCCGTTCAGAAAATCAAAATGCTGAACGCCACGGTCAGG gtgCAGAGGCCAGTGTATGAGTCTGTGCTGGACATGGATCTCACACTTAGTGCTTTGAGGGCCGACACAGTTAACACTTGTCACCTCTACGCCGTTCAGATGAACCCTGGTGTAGCTGGCAGCATATCTGCAAAGGCCAACGGGTGCACTTCAGATGGTGAATGTTCAGGTGTCACTCCTGATAAAATGGTTGATGGATTTCCCCTCGGTTTTGTAAATGGGTTGAAGACAGAATCTTGTGATTCTGAGCTTCCGGCTGCTGAAGATAACACTGAGTCGACTGCAGGAACAAAGTGGTGTCTGTCTGAGGAGACACTCAGAGAGACATTTAGCCGCTTTGGTAAAGTGGAGAGAATCATCCTGCCGTCTAAACCTGGAAAACCAGCAAGACATGCATGCATAC AGTTTGAGAGCGCAGATGGAACGTGCGCAGCCCTCAGCTCTTCTGAGCAACTCCAGAAGGAGAACTATCTCATCTGTCCGTCTTTGACGCCACCTCACCTAGGCTCATGGGTTGCCATGGCAACCCCAGTAATTACAGCGGAGTCCAATGGAGAAGATGCAGAGAGGACCACCATGCAGAACAATCCTCAG GACCGCAACTTGGAGCTGATGCTGAGGAAGTTGGACCGCAGGCTGGGAAAACTCTTCGCGTCTCTTCCGGACAGCACCTTGTCTGTGGTTGTGCTGCACAGTCTGACCAC AGATCGCGGTCACGTTCCTGGTTTGTGCCTTATGGATATGAAGCATAGCTGA